In the Anguilla anguilla isolate fAngAng1 chromosome 7, fAngAng1.pri, whole genome shotgun sequence genome, one interval contains:
- the lrmp gene encoding inositol 1,4,5-triphosphate receptor associated 2 isoform X5, whose product MDVGVMQRRHNPVDSICRKLQTIQRRAQEADSPFQIPRFQSSSYDSPQSGLRGNLEAILKRRAVRRDSESEGSPGMVTPTGSPGSRCLPHTPLPTNTTYTIAGTLGEKREAGQRLEKAWSRSCSTPAALPRHRYFNFSHCTTYSKAEGGAANVDQHRSPAQGMHTYYNLNFCTSDASAILDSGSDPGFPALVVKRLSMGDGALDRLEHKKETMAEVSLICEEDLLDTIFHACDTQRRGRVCVSHIVDYLRHTTSRGSEDSGLEELCNMLDPDRKDVSIDLVTYHAIMKEWIQDCRNQGDDTPEDLLQESLRLRDSLSGRRTAVLNMTSGSLEAFGGEASRGDLETSDLVYCVADLQFNNQKLQDEVRKLKQAMETMEEVNQKLTEENESLKTQAKIGQHLVQKEKQLKEEVEEMKVTLSAVEERRTQATTQVKHMERENHGLIMKISSLQEENIKISQDIDDLQKKMIELCDLNADLQVQVHSFDGILHDRESCVREKCRQIEELKAVIEEYSSVTEVLRAEKTKLESQMQMIQPDVAAAGLSLSVAYRLNQTCTGSLQAELALAQGAERISSLSFASPLDETLDREVLLLLQGPTPEQMSIQFKNILSKLDEDFKEDCSSVLSKLKQLMEAHSGLDPSTEQKLLALQTELEQKRKDWGHSLQQVDQYTNSLEKELIKLASNMRRSRTEILHLSVRVQEQENQRQQLQEELVHLRAPLPEGKEASAQTEDFQQQVIEESDGLSLGWEQDCIPQISWKEEEPSIRREEEERSSFRSQHEEQPIFRTEEKHQLNSGREEEEQHSSREETRVSDFEEKEFRDTTEGTDTIETYLRGHSDPTQDDRLPGCSGPQDSKHHATLHVLDLPQTNLVEALNLNPLQLHHTSSEQDLVLSPGHTSSDQDLSISSGDPEPKGDLTMLPEHTEPQQGEMVPPVGQTCLVSACTQGEWGRGGSLEDAAASNMTEAKDWSLGQLSASAVTLESVNLRSVTEEAGQVSQEKAQMAAGRQAGGEHSPQSLRGSPQLEDGQTETPADVSKESKENSALNSSLTDDGLSPLLGSQNARAPKRDCLTLRNKFKRELELSGSMEAIEEQKTQEEFSQGIEKEDDTPLNSEGTASDSTKEEKNSMSPSDKEVEAEFHRLSLGFKCDMFTLEKRLRLEERSRDLAEDNLKKEVDNCQGLLQMLLPLCEEDNKSMEIISRLQKNLEILIQSMSRVSSRSEMLGAIHQENRVSRAVEVMIQHVENLRRMYTKEHTELMELRESLVQSERSFSSNTDRDDFRNKKASGSQYYKPSSRRVSIAVIPRNSGGAVHFDMPKSQEMAETEMDKATRRSSWPFNWVTHDIRAVHHRCRNTTGKSSQQPSLTQFLNTCAWTETNYSPLMKGLEQKDSKSEEEKKEATTDRRSSLTELGSRITSLLTSKIHSPDQMASQPEDVGPSLPRRTRAWWVPVVIVVLLAAFLAMLASLALQPSVDAAPVGTGDSWMTIQQLLWPYTGLRHNGQPPV is encoded by the exons ATGGACGTGGGAGTGATGCAGAGACGGCACAACCCGGTGGACAGCATCTGTCGCAAGCTGCAGACCATTCAGCGCCGGGCCCAAGAAGCTGACTCTCCATTCCAGATCCCTCGCTTCCAGTCCAGCAGCTACGACAGCCCCCAGTCGGGCCTGCGCGGGAACCTGGAGGCCATCCTGAAGAGACGGGCTGTACGCAGAGACAGCGAGTCTGAGGGGAGCCCGGGCATGGTGACTCCGACCGGCTCCCCTGGGTCCCGCTGCCTTCCCCACACTCCCCTGCCCACCAATACGACGTACACCATCGCCGGCACCCTTGGGGAGAAGCGAGAGGCGGGGCAGAGACTCGAGAAGGCATGGTCACGCAGTTGCTCCACTCCCGCTGCCCTGCCCAGGCACAGATACTTCAATTTTTCCCACTGCACCACCTATTCCAAGGCAGAGGGTGGTGCTGCCAATGTGGACCAGCACCGGAGCCCCGCCCagggcatgcacacatactaCAACCTCAACTTCTGTACCTCGGATGCATCTGCCATTCTAGACTCGGGTTCTGACCCAGGCTTCCCTGCCTTAGTGGTCAAGAGACTGTCCATGGGAGATG gtgcccttgaccgcTTGGAGCACAAGAAAGAGACCATGGCTGAGGTCAGTCTCATCTGTGAAGAGGATCTCCTGGACACTATCTTCCACGCATGCGATACCCAGCGCAGAG GCAGAGTTTGCGTGTCTCACATTGTGGACTACTTGCGTCACACGACCAGCCGGGGATCCGAGGACAGCGGCCTGGAGGAGCTGTGCAACATGCTGGACCCCGACCGCAAGGACGTCTCTATCGACCTGGTCACCTATCACGCCATTATGAAGGAGTGGATCCAGGACTGTCGCAACCAGGG GGATGACACACCTGAGGACTTGCTGCAGGAGTCTTTGAGACTTAGAGACAGCCTCTCTG GGAGGCGAACTGCAGTGCTGAATATGACGTCCGGCAGCCTTGAGGCGTTTGGAGGGGAAGCCTCACGAGGCGATCT CGAAACGTCTGACCTGGTGTACTGCGTGGCCGACCTGCAGTTTAATAACCAGAAGTTGCAGGATGAGGTCAGGAAGCTGAAGCAGGCAATGGAGACCATGGAGGAAGTCAACCAGAAGCTGACCGAGGAGAATGAATCACTCAAGACTCAGGCCAAAAT AGGTCAGCATTTGGTACAGAAAGAGAAGCAGCTGAAAGAAGAAGTGGAGGAGATGAAGGTGACACTGAGTGCTGTGGAGGAGAGGCGCACACAGGCCACAACACAGGTCAAGCACATG GAGCGAGAGAATCATGGTCTTATTATGAAGATTTCTTCTCTTCAAGAAGAG AACATCAAGATCAGCCAGGACATTGATGACCTTCAGAAGAAGATGATTGAACTATGTGACCTAAATGCTGATCTCCAA GTGCAGGTCCACTCTTTTGATGGCATTCTGCATGACAGGGAATCTTGTGTGCGAGAG AAGTGCAGGCAGATAGAGGAGCTAAAGGCTGTGATTGAAGAGTACTCATCTGTGACTGAG GTGCTGAGAGCTGAAAAGACTAAGCTGGAGAGCCAGATGCAGATGATTCAGCCAGATGTGGCAGC tgctggcctctctctctcagtggcaTACAGACTCAACCAGACCTGTACAGGGTCTCTACAGGCAGAACTGGCTCTTGCTCAg GGTGCTGAGCGGATATCCTCTCTCAGTTTTGCCTCGCCGTTGGATGAGACTTTGGACAGGGAGGTGCTGTTGCTCCTTCAGGGTCCCACTCCTGAGCAAATGTCCATCCAGTTCAAGAATATCCTCAGCAAACTG GATGAGGACTTTAAAGAGGACTGCTCCTCTGTGCTGTCCAAGCTAAAGCAGCTCATGGAGGCACACTCAGGGCTGGACCCAAGCACAGAGCAGAAACTTCTG GCCCTGCAGACAGAGCTTGAGCAGAAGAGGAAAGACTGGGGCCACAGCCTGCAACAAGTGGACCAGTACACAAACTCACTGGAGAAGGAGCTCATCAAGCTGGCCAGCAACATGCGAAGATCTCGCACAGAGATCTTGCACCTGTCAGTCAG GGTCCAGGAGCAGGAGAACCAGCGGCAGCaactgcaggaggagctggtgcaTCTGAGAGCTCCACTGCCTGAGGGCAAAGAGGCCAGCGCCCAGACAGAGGACTTCCAGCAGCAG GTCATAGAAGAGTCTGATGGGCTCTCTCTGGGCTGGGAGCAGGATTGCATCCCGCAGATCTCTTGGAAGGAGGAAGAGCCTAGCAtcaggagagaggaagaggagcggtCAAGCTTCAGGAGTCAGCATGAGGAGCAGCCAATCTTCAGGACGGAGGAAAAGCATCAGCTAAATTCcggaagggaggaagaggaacaaCACAGCTCAAGAGAAGAAACGAGAGTCTCAGACTTCGAGGAAAAGGAGTTCAGAGATACCACAG AGGGTACAGACACAATAGAAACATATTTAAGAGGACATAGTGACCCTACCCAG GATGATAGGCTCCCAGGATGCTCTGGGCCTCAGGATTCTAAGCATCATGCTACTCTTCACGTGCTTGACCTTCCTCAGACTAATCTTGTTG AAGCTCTGAACCTGAACCCCCTGCAGCTACATCACACTTCCTCTGAACAAGACCTGGTCTTATCTCCTGGACACACTTCCTCTGACCAGGACCTGTCCATTTCTTCAGGAGACCCTGAACCGAAAGGGGATCTCACTATGTTGCCTGAGCACACCGAGCCCCAGCAGGGCGAGATGGTTCCCCCTGTAGGACA GACCTGCCTGGTATCGGCCTGCACGCAGGGggagtggggaagaggaggaagtcTGGAGGACGCGGCGGCGTCCAACATGACAGAAGCTAAG GACTGGTCCCTGGGTCAGTTGTCTGCCAGTGCGGTCACACTAGAGAG tgtcaaTCTCCGGTCAGTGACAGAGGAAGCAGGACAGGTTTCACAGGAGAAGGCTCAAATGGCAG caggcaggcaggcaggaggAGAGCACAGCCCCCAGTCTCTTAGAGGCTCTCCTCAGCTAGAAGATGGACAGACTGAAACGCCTGCTGATGTGTCCAAGGAGTCGAAGGAGAATTCGGCTCTAAACTCCAGCCTTACAG ATGATGGTTTATCCCCGCTGCTTGGAAGCCAGAATGCCCGTGCTCCTAAGAGAGACTGCCTGACTCTGAGGAATAAATTTAAGAGAGAACTG GAGCTTTCTGGCAGCATGGAGGCAATAGAAGAGCAGAAGACGCAGGAGGAGTTTAGTCAAGGGATTGAGAAAGAAG ATGACACTCCACTCAATTCTGAAGGTACAGCAAGTGACTCAACCaaggaggagaaaaacag CATGTCTCCTAGTGATAAAGAGGTTGAG GCTGAGTTCCACCGTCTCTCTCTTGGCTTCAAATGTGACATGTTCACCCTGGAGAAGAGGCTGCGTCTAGAGGAACGGTCTCGCGACCTGGCCGAGGACAACTTGAAGAAGGAGGTGGACAACTGCCAGGGGTTGCTACAG ATGCTGCTGCCCCTGTGTGAAGAAGACAATAAGTCCATGGAAATCATCAGCCGCCTGCAGAAGAACCTGGAAATCCTCATTCAGTCCATGTCTCGAGTGTCTAGCCGCTCTGAGATGCTAGGAGCCATACATCAG GAGAACCGGGTGAGCAGAGCGGTGGAGGTGATGATCCAGCATGTGGAGAACCTTAGAAGGATGTACACTAAGGAGCATACAGAACTCATGGAACTGAGGGAGTCGCTAGTGCAGAGTGAGCGGTCCTTTAGCTCCAACACTGACAGAG ATGATTTCCGGAACAAGAAAGCATCTGGATCTCAATACTATAAG CCCTCTTCCCGACGAGTCAGCATTGCAGTTATCCCCCGGAACAGCGGAGGCGCTGTGCACTTTGACATG CCCAAGTCACAAGAGATGGCCGAGACAGAAATGGACAAAGCAACCAGGAGGAGCTCCTG GCCATTTAATTGGGTGACTCATGACATCAGGGCTGTCCACCATCGTTGCAGGAATACGACAGGGAAGAGCAGCCAGCAGCCCTCTTTAACGCAATTTCTTAACACCTGTGCATGGACGGAAACCAATTATTCCCCTCTAATGAAAGG GCTCGAGCAGAAGGACTCCAAATcggaggaagagaagaaagaggCAACCACGGACAGGAGGTCCAGTCTAACGGAGCTGGGAAGTAGAATCACATCCCTCCTGACCTCAAAGAT ccACTCCCCAGACCAGATGGCCTCCCAGCCCGAGGATGTGGGCCCCTCGCTGCCCAGGAGGACCCGGGCTTGGTGGGTGCCAGTGGTGATCGTGGTGCTGCTGGCCGCCTTCCTTGCCATGCTCGCCAGCCTGGCGTTGCAGCCGTCAGTGGATGCAGCTCCAGTGGGAACCGGGGACTCCTGGATGACCATCCAGCAGCTACTGTGGCCCTACACTGGCCTGAGGCACAATGGACAGCCGCCTGTGTGA
- the lrmp gene encoding inositol 1,4,5-triphosphate receptor associated 2 isoform X1 — translation MDVGVMQRRHNPVDSICRKLQTIQRRAQEADSPFQIPRFQSSSYDSPQSGLRGNLEAILKRRAVRRDSESEGSPGMVTPTGSPGSRCLPHTPLPTNTTYTIAGTLGEKREAGQRLEKAWSRSCSTPAALPRHRYFNFSHCTTYSKAEGGAANVDQHRSPAQGMHTYYNLNFCTSDASAILDSGSDPGFPALVVKRLSMGDGALDRLEHKKETMAEVSLICEEDLLDTIFHACDTQRRGRVCVSHIVDYLRHTTSRGSEDSGLEELCNMLDPDRKDVSIDLVTYHAIMKEWIQDCRNQGDDTPEDLLQESLRLRDSLSGRRTAVLNMTSGSLEAFGGEASRGDLETSDLVYCVADLQFNNQKLQDEVRKLKQAMETMEEVNQKLTEENESLKTQAKIGQHLVQKEKQLKEEVEEMKVTLSAVEERRTQATTQVKHMERENHGLIMKISSLQEENIKISQDIDDLQKKMIELCDLNADLQVQVHSFDGILHDRESCVREKCRQIEELKAVIEEYSSVTEVLRAEKTKLESQMQMIQPDVAAAGLSLSVAYRLNQTCTGSLQAELALAQGAERISSLSFASPLDETLDREVLLLLQGPTPEQMSIQFKNILSKLDEDFKEDCSSVLSKLKQLMEAHSGLDPSTEQKLLALQTELEQKRKDWGHSLQQVDQYTNSLEKELIKLASNMRRSRTEILHLSVRVQEQENQRQQLQEELVHLRAPLPEGKEASAQTEDFQQQVIEESDGLSLGWEQDCIPQISWKEEEPSIRREEEERSSFRSQHEEQPIFRTEEKHQLNSGREEEEQHSSREETRVSDFEEKEFRDTTGGEDDRSILDCEGQELNESRGEGEGAYLKDSSFPHSWGSPQGQSVKSEELEGTDTIETYLRGHSDPTQDDRLPGCSGPQDSKHHATLHVLDLPQTNLVEALNLNPLQLHHTSSEQDLVLSPGHTSSDQDLSISSGDPEPKGDLTMLPEHTEPQQGEMVPPVGQTCLVSACTQGEWGRGGSLEDAAASNMTEAKDWSLGQLSASAVTLESVNLRSVTEEAGQVSQEKAQMAAGRQAGGEHSPQSLRGSPQLEDGQTETPADVSKESKENSALNSSLTDDGLSPLLGSQNARAPKRDCLTLRNKFKRELELSGSMEAIEEQKTQEEFSQGIEKEDDTPLNSEGTASDSTKEEKNSMSPSDKEVEAEFHRLSLGFKCDMFTLEKRLRLEERSRDLAEDNLKKEVDNCQGLLQMLLPLCEEDNKSMEIISRLQKNLEILIQSMSRVSSRSEMLGAIHQENRVSRAVEVMIQHVENLRRMYTKEHTELMELRESLVQSERSFSSNTDRDDFRNKKASGSQYYKPSSRRVSIAVIPRNSGGAVHFDMPKSQEMAETEMDKATRRSSWPFNWVTHDIRAVHHRCRNTTGKSSQQPSLTQFLNTCAWTETNYSPLMKGLEQKDSKSEEEKKEATTDRRSSLTELGSRITSLLTSKIHSPDQMASQPEDVGPSLPRRTRAWWVPVVIVVLLAAFLAMLASLALQPSVDAAPVGTGDSWMTIQQLLWPYTGLRHNGQPPV, via the exons ATGGACGTGGGAGTGATGCAGAGACGGCACAACCCGGTGGACAGCATCTGTCGCAAGCTGCAGACCATTCAGCGCCGGGCCCAAGAAGCTGACTCTCCATTCCAGATCCCTCGCTTCCAGTCCAGCAGCTACGACAGCCCCCAGTCGGGCCTGCGCGGGAACCTGGAGGCCATCCTGAAGAGACGGGCTGTACGCAGAGACAGCGAGTCTGAGGGGAGCCCGGGCATGGTGACTCCGACCGGCTCCCCTGGGTCCCGCTGCCTTCCCCACACTCCCCTGCCCACCAATACGACGTACACCATCGCCGGCACCCTTGGGGAGAAGCGAGAGGCGGGGCAGAGACTCGAGAAGGCATGGTCACGCAGTTGCTCCACTCCCGCTGCCCTGCCCAGGCACAGATACTTCAATTTTTCCCACTGCACCACCTATTCCAAGGCAGAGGGTGGTGCTGCCAATGTGGACCAGCACCGGAGCCCCGCCCagggcatgcacacatactaCAACCTCAACTTCTGTACCTCGGATGCATCTGCCATTCTAGACTCGGGTTCTGACCCAGGCTTCCCTGCCTTAGTGGTCAAGAGACTGTCCATGGGAGATG gtgcccttgaccgcTTGGAGCACAAGAAAGAGACCATGGCTGAGGTCAGTCTCATCTGTGAAGAGGATCTCCTGGACACTATCTTCCACGCATGCGATACCCAGCGCAGAG GCAGAGTTTGCGTGTCTCACATTGTGGACTACTTGCGTCACACGACCAGCCGGGGATCCGAGGACAGCGGCCTGGAGGAGCTGTGCAACATGCTGGACCCCGACCGCAAGGACGTCTCTATCGACCTGGTCACCTATCACGCCATTATGAAGGAGTGGATCCAGGACTGTCGCAACCAGGG GGATGACACACCTGAGGACTTGCTGCAGGAGTCTTTGAGACTTAGAGACAGCCTCTCTG GGAGGCGAACTGCAGTGCTGAATATGACGTCCGGCAGCCTTGAGGCGTTTGGAGGGGAAGCCTCACGAGGCGATCT CGAAACGTCTGACCTGGTGTACTGCGTGGCCGACCTGCAGTTTAATAACCAGAAGTTGCAGGATGAGGTCAGGAAGCTGAAGCAGGCAATGGAGACCATGGAGGAAGTCAACCAGAAGCTGACCGAGGAGAATGAATCACTCAAGACTCAGGCCAAAAT AGGTCAGCATTTGGTACAGAAAGAGAAGCAGCTGAAAGAAGAAGTGGAGGAGATGAAGGTGACACTGAGTGCTGTGGAGGAGAGGCGCACACAGGCCACAACACAGGTCAAGCACATG GAGCGAGAGAATCATGGTCTTATTATGAAGATTTCTTCTCTTCAAGAAGAG AACATCAAGATCAGCCAGGACATTGATGACCTTCAGAAGAAGATGATTGAACTATGTGACCTAAATGCTGATCTCCAA GTGCAGGTCCACTCTTTTGATGGCATTCTGCATGACAGGGAATCTTGTGTGCGAGAG AAGTGCAGGCAGATAGAGGAGCTAAAGGCTGTGATTGAAGAGTACTCATCTGTGACTGAG GTGCTGAGAGCTGAAAAGACTAAGCTGGAGAGCCAGATGCAGATGATTCAGCCAGATGTGGCAGC tgctggcctctctctctcagtggcaTACAGACTCAACCAGACCTGTACAGGGTCTCTACAGGCAGAACTGGCTCTTGCTCAg GGTGCTGAGCGGATATCCTCTCTCAGTTTTGCCTCGCCGTTGGATGAGACTTTGGACAGGGAGGTGCTGTTGCTCCTTCAGGGTCCCACTCCTGAGCAAATGTCCATCCAGTTCAAGAATATCCTCAGCAAACTG GATGAGGACTTTAAAGAGGACTGCTCCTCTGTGCTGTCCAAGCTAAAGCAGCTCATGGAGGCACACTCAGGGCTGGACCCAAGCACAGAGCAGAAACTTCTG GCCCTGCAGACAGAGCTTGAGCAGAAGAGGAAAGACTGGGGCCACAGCCTGCAACAAGTGGACCAGTACACAAACTCACTGGAGAAGGAGCTCATCAAGCTGGCCAGCAACATGCGAAGATCTCGCACAGAGATCTTGCACCTGTCAGTCAG GGTCCAGGAGCAGGAGAACCAGCGGCAGCaactgcaggaggagctggtgcaTCTGAGAGCTCCACTGCCTGAGGGCAAAGAGGCCAGCGCCCAGACAGAGGACTTCCAGCAGCAG GTCATAGAAGAGTCTGATGGGCTCTCTCTGGGCTGGGAGCAGGATTGCATCCCGCAGATCTCTTGGAAGGAGGAAGAGCCTAGCAtcaggagagaggaagaggagcggtCAAGCTTCAGGAGTCAGCATGAGGAGCAGCCAATCTTCAGGACGGAGGAAAAGCATCAGCTAAATTCcggaagggaggaagaggaacaaCACAGCTCAAGAGAAGAAACGAGAGTCTCAGACTTCGAGGAAAAGGAGTTCAGAGATACCACAGGTGGGGAAGATGACCGTAGCATCTTGGATTGTGAAGGGCAGGAGTTAAATGAGTCTaggggcgagggagagggagcgtaCTTGAAGGACTCGAGCTTTCCTCATTCCTGGGGATCACCCCAAGGTCAAAGTGTCAAGAGTGAAGAGCTGG AGGGTACAGACACAATAGAAACATATTTAAGAGGACATAGTGACCCTACCCAG GATGATAGGCTCCCAGGATGCTCTGGGCCTCAGGATTCTAAGCATCATGCTACTCTTCACGTGCTTGACCTTCCTCAGACTAATCTTGTTG AAGCTCTGAACCTGAACCCCCTGCAGCTACATCACACTTCCTCTGAACAAGACCTGGTCTTATCTCCTGGACACACTTCCTCTGACCAGGACCTGTCCATTTCTTCAGGAGACCCTGAACCGAAAGGGGATCTCACTATGTTGCCTGAGCACACCGAGCCCCAGCAGGGCGAGATGGTTCCCCCTGTAGGACA GACCTGCCTGGTATCGGCCTGCACGCAGGGggagtggggaagaggaggaagtcTGGAGGACGCGGCGGCGTCCAACATGACAGAAGCTAAG GACTGGTCCCTGGGTCAGTTGTCTGCCAGTGCGGTCACACTAGAGAG tgtcaaTCTCCGGTCAGTGACAGAGGAAGCAGGACAGGTTTCACAGGAGAAGGCTCAAATGGCAG caggcaggcaggcaggaggAGAGCACAGCCCCCAGTCTCTTAGAGGCTCTCCTCAGCTAGAAGATGGACAGACTGAAACGCCTGCTGATGTGTCCAAGGAGTCGAAGGAGAATTCGGCTCTAAACTCCAGCCTTACAG ATGATGGTTTATCCCCGCTGCTTGGAAGCCAGAATGCCCGTGCTCCTAAGAGAGACTGCCTGACTCTGAGGAATAAATTTAAGAGAGAACTG GAGCTTTCTGGCAGCATGGAGGCAATAGAAGAGCAGAAGACGCAGGAGGAGTTTAGTCAAGGGATTGAGAAAGAAG ATGACACTCCACTCAATTCTGAAGGTACAGCAAGTGACTCAACCaaggaggagaaaaacag CATGTCTCCTAGTGATAAAGAGGTTGAG GCTGAGTTCCACCGTCTCTCTCTTGGCTTCAAATGTGACATGTTCACCCTGGAGAAGAGGCTGCGTCTAGAGGAACGGTCTCGCGACCTGGCCGAGGACAACTTGAAGAAGGAGGTGGACAACTGCCAGGGGTTGCTACAG ATGCTGCTGCCCCTGTGTGAAGAAGACAATAAGTCCATGGAAATCATCAGCCGCCTGCAGAAGAACCTGGAAATCCTCATTCAGTCCATGTCTCGAGTGTCTAGCCGCTCTGAGATGCTAGGAGCCATACATCAG GAGAACCGGGTGAGCAGAGCGGTGGAGGTGATGATCCAGCATGTGGAGAACCTTAGAAGGATGTACACTAAGGAGCATACAGAACTCATGGAACTGAGGGAGTCGCTAGTGCAGAGTGAGCGGTCCTTTAGCTCCAACACTGACAGAG ATGATTTCCGGAACAAGAAAGCATCTGGATCTCAATACTATAAG CCCTCTTCCCGACGAGTCAGCATTGCAGTTATCCCCCGGAACAGCGGAGGCGCTGTGCACTTTGACATG CCCAAGTCACAAGAGATGGCCGAGACAGAAATGGACAAAGCAACCAGGAGGAGCTCCTG GCCATTTAATTGGGTGACTCATGACATCAGGGCTGTCCACCATCGTTGCAGGAATACGACAGGGAAGAGCAGCCAGCAGCCCTCTTTAACGCAATTTCTTAACACCTGTGCATGGACGGAAACCAATTATTCCCCTCTAATGAAAGG GCTCGAGCAGAAGGACTCCAAATcggaggaagagaagaaagaggCAACCACGGACAGGAGGTCCAGTCTAACGGAGCTGGGAAGTAGAATCACATCCCTCCTGACCTCAAAGAT ccACTCCCCAGACCAGATGGCCTCCCAGCCCGAGGATGTGGGCCCCTCGCTGCCCAGGAGGACCCGGGCTTGGTGGGTGCCAGTGGTGATCGTGGTGCTGCTGGCCGCCTTCCTTGCCATGCTCGCCAGCCTGGCGTTGCAGCCGTCAGTGGATGCAGCTCCAGTGGGAACCGGGGACTCCTGGATGACCATCCAGCAGCTACTGTGGCCCTACACTGGCCTGAGGCACAATGGACAGCCGCCTGTGTGA